Sequence from the Synechococcus sp. HK05 genome:
CGCTGCTGTAGATGCCGCTGGGCTGCGTGATGCGCTGGAGGGCCCAGGCCCCTTCACCGTGTTTGCCCCGGTGGACGACGCGTTTGCAGCTCTGCCGCCAGGCACAGTGCAAACCCTGGTGGATAACCCGCCGCAGTTAGCGCGGATCCTCAAATATCACGTGCTCTCCGGTGCCTACAGCCGCGAGCAGTTGGTGGCTGAGGACAACTGGGACAGCCTGGAAGGTGCTCCGATTCCGATCCGCAGCAAAGATCCCTTTGAGGTGAAGAACGCCACCGTTGTGACCGCCGATGTGGTGTGCGACAACGGCATGGTGCATGTGATTGATCGGGTGATCCTGCCGGGGTGAAGTCAGGCGGCTCTTTGATTTTTGCCGTCGAGATAGTGATCCCAGCTGCCGCGACCGCTGTTGGGTTTGCGCACTTGATTGTGCAAACGCCGCACCCGCAGGATGCGCTCGCGCTCCAGCTTGCGGTAATGCTCGATGGTGCGTTGCCGGCCCCTGGCCTCGTCGAACAGGATGGCGCTGGCCAGGGCCACCGAAGTGCCGATGATGCCGGCGGCCAGCAGCAGGGCAAAGGTGTCAGGCATGGCCAGATCGCAGGCGTCCGTGGGGCTTTTGTATCGGATGGCGGGGCGGCGTCAAGGGTTTTGGTTCAGCCTTGAAGGATCTCGATGCCGGATCGGATCGCTGTATAGCACTGCTGCAATTGCGCCTCGCTGATCGAGAGCGGCGGCAGCAGATACACCACGTTGCCCAGGGGTCGGATGTACACCCCTTGATCGAGGCAAAGGCGCTGCAGTTGTTTGCCGATCGGATTGAGATAGTCCGTGTTGCCGGCATCGAGTTCGAAGGCGGCAACCGTGCCTTGGCTGCGGATGTGCTTCACCAGCGGCTGCTGCGCCAGCTCCTCCAGCAACGGGATGTGGCGTGCATCGAACTGCTGGTAGCGCTCGGGGTTGTGCTGCAGCAGATCGAGGCTGGCGAGCGCGGCGGCGCAGCCGAGCGGATTGGCGGTGAAGCTGTGGCCGTGGAAGAAGGTTTGCGCGGGGGTTTCACTGATGAAACCGCGGTACAGCCGCTCGCTGGCCATGGTCACCCCCATGGGCAGGAAGCCGCCGGTGAGCCCTTTGGAGAGGGCCATCAGATCGGGCTTCAGGCCGGCGCGCTGGCAGGCAAAGAGGGACCCGGTGCGTCCGAAGCCGGTCATCACCTCATCGGCGATCAGCAAAGCGCCGTGGGCCTGCACCCGCTCCTGCACGGCCCGCAGAAACGCCGGCCGCACCATGTGCATCCCGGAAGCTCCCTGGATCAGCGGCTCAATGATCACGGCCGCCGTGGGCACGGCGAGGGCTTGCTCCAGCTGTTGGAGCGCTTGAGCTTCTCGTTCCTCCACCGAGGTGTCACCCCAGTGGGTGTGGGGCCAGCTGATGCGGGCCACATCGAACAGCAGTTCCTCGTAGGGGTCGGTGAAGATCGAGCGATCCCCCACGGCCATGGCCCCGAAGGTGTCGCCGTGATAAGCCCCCTCAAAGGCAATCAACTGGCGGCGATCGCTGCTCTGGTTGCGCCACCACTGCCAGGCAATTTTGAGAGCCACCTCCACGGCGGTGGAGCCGTTGTCGGAGAAGAACAGCCGCTCAAGCCCGGTGAGGGCGGCTAGGCGGGAGGCGAGTTGTTCCGCCGGCTGATGGCTGAAGTTGGCAAAGATCACCTGCTCCAGCTGCAGGGCCTGGCGGCCGATGGCGGCGGCAATCGAAGGCTCGGCGTGGCCGTGGAGCGTCACCCACCAGCTGCTGATCGCATCGATGAGCTGGCGCCCATCCTGCAGCTCGAGCACGCAACCGCGGGCGCGCGCCACCTGCAGGGGAATCGGGCTGGTGGCCACCTGGGTGGTGGGATGCCAGAGGTGGGGGTGCCAGCTCATGGGGTGATGCTTAGGCCTCCAGGTAGTCGATCACCCGATCGGAGAGGCGGCGGATCGCTGCATTGGCACGCCGCTCCATGCCCCGTGCTTGGTCGCGGCTGAGCCCCATCTGCCGGGCCGCGGCGCTGAGGTTCATCGGGGTGGGTTGATCGATGCCATAGCGCAGCCGCAGCAATTCAGCTTCCTGCTCCGGCAGCTCATCGAGCAGGGCCACGAGGTCGGTCTGCAGATGGGCCGCGGTGAGCTGATCGCTGGGCAGCTGGGCGTCGCAGCGCAGGGTGTCGAGCAGGCGCAGGTCGTCGTCCTGGCCGTGGCTGCTGTCGAGGCTCAGGGGTTCCTGGGCGCGGAACAGGGCTTCACGGATATCGAGCACTTTGAGCTCGGTGGCTTCAGCCAGCTCCTCGAGGTTGGGTTCACGGCCCAGCATCTGGCGCAGCTCCTGCTGGCAGCGACGCAAGCGCTGCAGGCGATCCTGCATGTGGGCCGGTAAGCGGATGCTGCGGCTCTGTTGCTGCAGGGCACGCCCCATGCCCTCCCGGATCCACCAGGTGGCGTAAGTGGAGAACTTGTAGCCGCGGGTGGGATCGAAGCGCTGCACCGCCCGGATCAGCCCAAGCGTTCCCTCCTGGATCAGATCCTCGAGATCAAGGCGCCGGTGGCTGATGCGGCGCGCCAGGCTCACCACAAGCCGCAGGTTGGCGGTCACCATGCGCTCACTGGCGCGTTCCGCCAGCTTCAGTTCGCGCTGCAGCTGGCGGGGCGTGAGCTGCACATTGCTGGCCCAGGATTCCAAGCTGGGCTCCTGGCCGCCGGAGCGGAGTTTGAGCTCTTCAGCCGCTTCGAGCAGGCGCCGGCCGTTTTGCACGGCACGGCCCAGGCTGATTTCCTCGTCAGCGGAGAGGAGCGGAATACGGCCGATGGCACGCAGGTGCCGGCTGATTGCGTCGCAGTCTCCTTTGCGGAGCTTCTGTGGCGCAGGCATCGAGAGAGATGTCTGTGGGGTGGCGAAACGTTAAGGACATCTGCGCCGGGGTGGGTGGGTTTTGGTGCGGATGCAGCAACGGCAATCGCCTTGATCAGCGCAGCTGATCAATCCGCCAGACACCGCATCATGATTGCGATCTGACCCAGGGCTTGGTGTTCATTTCCCAGCAGGCTCCTGTACTTAACGCATTCCTAATCCGATCGGTGTTTTTGTTGATGAAATCACCGGATTAAGCCACTCAGGAGGGTTGAGCGGGCTGGTGATCACGGCGTGCCTGCCGCACCAGCCAGTAGGCCGCTGCCAAGCCCACCACGATCACGCCGAAGCCGGCCATCAGTGCTGGTTTGTTTTCGGTGCCCGGTGGCAGCACGATCACCTTTCGCGCCACGGCCGTGAGGGCGGTGAGCAGCACCAGCTCGATCTGCACCACCTGATCCCGCAGGTAGGCGGTCACGTTTTGGAGCACCTCCAGGGCGATGAAGATCAGCAGCAGCCGATCGAGCAGCTTGATCAAGCTGCCGTCAAACCAGTTGGTCTGCCGCTCCACCAGTCCCACGCCGGTTTCCACCAGCAGCTCCAGTGCGGCGAAGCCCACCACCGCCGCCAGCAGGATCGCCAGCAATTTGGCCAGCTGCCGTTCGTAGCTATGGATGGCGTTGAGGAACTGCTTGTCGTCGAAGAGCTTCATCAGCTGGGGATCACAAACAACGCATGAAAAAAGGGCATCCAGCGGAGGGATGCCCTGGGGGAAGAGGCCTGAGTTCAGGCCAGGCCGGCGACGGCCTGCTGCAGGGCATCGCGGCGATCGATGCTTGTGCGCTCCGATGGCAGCTTCCTGTAGAGGCCGAGCTTCTCGAGCCGGCGCTGGGTGGTGCCGCTGGCCCCCACCACAAACACCTCGCGGCCTTTCTCAATCGCCTCTTCCACAGCGTTCTCCACCGCGAGGGCCGCGGTCACGCCCAGGTGCGACACCTCGGTGAGATCGAACACCACGGCCTTGCACTCGCCGATGGCGTTGTGCTCACGGCCGATCGCTTTGGCCACGCCGAAGATCATCGCGCCGTTGAGCTGGAAGAGCAGCACCTGGCCGCGGCCCTGATCCAGCAGGCGGCGCTCCTCATCGCTGATGTCGAGATCGCCATCGCCGGTGCTCACCGACTTCACGCTCCTGCTTTGCAGCTCACTCATCTTGTCGATGGTGAGGATGTTGGCGATGAACACGCCGATGCCCACGGCGGCAATCAGATCCACCAGCACGGTGAGGGCGATCACCAGGTACATGATCAGTGCGCCGCTGATCGAGATGCGGTGGGCGCGTTTGATGAAGCCCCAATCCACGATGTCGACACCCACCTTCAGGGCGATGCCGGCCAGCACAGCCTGGGGAATCTGGGCGGCCACGCCGGTGAGGGCGAGGATCACCACCATCAGGATCACGGCGCGGCTGATGCCCGAGAGGGCGCTGCGTCCGCCGGCCTGAATGTTCACCACGGTGCCCATGGTGGCGCCGGCACCGGCGAGGCCACCGAATAGCCCGGAAGCAATGTTGCCCAGGCCCTGGCCGATCAGCTCCTTGTTGGAGTCGTGCTCGGTGCGGGTGATGCTGTCGGCGACAACGGCCGTGAGCAGCGCATCGATGCAGCCGAGCATGCCCAGCACGGCCGCATCGATCAGCATCCTGCTGAGGTGCGGCAGATCGAAATAGGGCGTGCGCAGCTGCGGGAAGCCGGAGGCGATTTCACCGATGCGGCGGATCTCCTCGCCACCACCGCTCAGCAATGTGAGCGACAGGATCGTGCCGAGCACCAGGGCGATCAGCTGGGGAGGGGCGATCTTCTTCACCCGGCTGGGGGTGAGCCAGAGAATCGCCAGGGTGACCACGGCCAGCACCACCTCGGAGGGCCGGGCGCTGCTGATCAGTTGCGGCAGGGCCTTGAGGGTGCCCATCACCCCACCTTTCGGGATGGCCTGCCCCAGGAAGGGCCCGAGCTGAAGAATGATCAGGATGAAGCCAATCCCGCTCATGAAGCCCGAGATCACCGTGTACGGCATCTGGGTCACGTAGCGGCCCAGCTTGAGGAAGCCGAAAACGATCTGGAAGACACCAGCCAGCATCACCACGGTGAAGGCCATGGCCAGGCCGTTTTCAGGATCGCTGGCGGTGAGGCTGGCGATCACGGCCGTCATCACCACCGTCATCGGACCGGTGGGCTCGGAAATCAGCGTGGGGGTGCCGCCAAACAGCGCGGCAAACAGACCCACCAGCACGGCGCCCCAGAGGCCGGCAGCAGCGCCGGCGCCAGAGGCCACACCGAAGGCCAGGGCCATGGGCAGGGCGATCACGGCGGCAGTCACACCGCCGAACAGATCGCCCTTGATGTTGTTGGTGCTGATGTGATTCAGCAGCCGCAGCGGTGAACGCCCGGGTGGGGCCGAGGCGGAGGTCATCGCAACAGAACAGGGTTGGCGCGGAACCTTAGGGGGTGTGCGCGGAATCTGGGTGGGGTTCTGCTGCGAGGTGGCGCGGTGCTCAGAGCAGGCCTCGGTGGCGTAACAGCTGTTGCACCATCGCCCAGGAGCCCAGCGTCACCTTCAGGGCCACCAACAGATTGAGCAGGGGAATCCAGCCACCGCTCAGCAGGCTGCCGAAGCGACCCGCTGCTGGATCCAGGCCCACCAGACTGATCAGGGCCACCAGCAGGAAGCCCACCACCGCCGCTTTTTCCCACAGATCAGCGCGGTAGAGCCTGTAGAGCCGTTCACTGCGATCCGCCCCGCCACTGATCAGCAACAGGCCGATGGCTGAGCCGCCGGCCACCCCCGCCGCAAAGCCGCCGCCGGGGCTGAGATGTCCGCGTAGCGCCAGCTCCACCGCCACCAGGGCGGCAATGGTGGAGCCCAGCTCACACAGCACCTGAGAGGGCGCGTCGTCGAGTGAGCGGATCCGTTTGCGCTCCGGATCACCAGCCAGCACCAGGCGCACGCCGATGGCCGCCAGGGTGAACACCACCACTTCCGCCACCGTGTCGAACAGACGCGTGTGCAGGATCACGCCTGAAACAAGGTTGGGAACCTGGGTCTGCGCCTTGAGCGCTTCGATCAGGGGGGTGATCCCTGCGGCGTCGGGCAAGGGGCTGGCCAGTGGCGCTGCAAACAGGGCGATGGCCGCCAGGAGATACAGCCAGGTCATGGTTGGACCTCGGAAGCCAGATGCAGTTCGCCGCCGCTGGCGCGCCATTCGGCGTAGCCCGGGCACTGCTGCAGCTGCCGGCGCAGGGGCGGCTGGAGCAGCACCAGTTGGCCATTGTCGTTGAGCCAGCCATGGCTGGCGTCTGCCTGCCAGCGCAGCCGCAGATGCAGCGGTGCGATCCAAGCCATGAGCTGAGCATCGCGGTTGGGGTCGGGCTTGGTGCGGCGATCTTCAAGCCGCAGGGCCATGGAGGAACGCAGGGCCACGGCGTAGAGCGTGGTGGAGAGCAGCGTGCCCACCAACGTCTCGGTGAGTGCCACATCGGGAGCGCCGAGCAAGGCGTAAAGCAGCGTCGCCACAGAACCCAAGATGCCCCGCAGCACAAGGGTTTGATAGGGATTGCTCTGGCTCACCAGCAGCAGTGCGGTGATCGGAAGCAAAGCGGTGATCGGCAGGAGCAGATCGAGTTCGCTGCCGAGGCTGAGGGGAGCGTTCATCGCTGGTTCACCTCCGCGGGTTGCGAGCAGCGCGCCAGCACGTAGCCAAAAATCGTGTTCCACACCATCAGCCCCAGCAGGGCCAACGCCAGCAGGGGCCATTGGCTGGGGATGCGCAGCAGCAAGCCAAGCAGCATCAACCCGGAGCCGAGCGTGTCGGACACCGAGAGCTTGTGCAGCTTGCTCAAATAGCTGCGTTGCTCCAGCAGCGGCCAGGTTCCCCAGAACCACAACGCCAATCCGGCCCCCAGCAGCAGCAAGCTCATCGCTCCACCTCCCGCAGCAGATTGGCCAGCAGCAGCATCCCGGCGTTGCCGGCGCTGAGGCTGATCGCTCCCACCAGGCCGAGCATCCAGTCGCCCCGCAGCACCGCCACCACCATGGTGATCAGGGCCACCTTGGAGGCGATGCTGCCGAAGGCGGCCATGCGGTCCCACACGCTGCAGGGCCTGCACACCACGGCAATCGGGATCAACAGGGCCAGCACCATGCCCCAGAGCAGCAGGGTCATGGCTGCAGCTCCTCGGGCTTGCCGCGGCGCGGCCGCAGCTGATGAATCTTGTAGTGCGGGCCGCGGCTGCCGTCGTTGAGGCCGAGCACGATCGTGAAGGGTGTGAGGGTGATGGCAAGCACCTCCAGGAAAATCAGCAGGCGATGGCGGGGATCACCGGCGGGTCGCTCGATCCAGCTCTCCTGCTCCCGATCGCCGGAGCTGATCAGGGCGAGAGCTTCGCCATAGGCCAGCGGTACGGCGAGCAAGCTGCGCCCTAACGCCCGCAGCGTTGGCGCCAGTGGATGTCTGGGGCCACGGGCATGGGGGAGCAGCACGGCCAGGCCAGCGCCGATCGCCAGGTTCACCGCACTGAGATCAGCGGTGAGCAAGGTCCACAGCAGCAGCCGAAACAGGCAGCTCAGCAAAAACATCATCAGCCCAGCTCCGCACCGATCGACAGCAGCAGGCCGGCGCCCACCAGCCCCAGGCCCCCCACTAGATCCGGGAGGCGATCCAGGGAGGGCAGGCCATGGCTGGCTTGTTGCCGCCGCCGCTCCAGCAGCTGATCGAGGCCCAGCCCCAAGCCCAGCAACAGCAAGCTCACCAGCCAGCCACGTTTCACCTCGGCCAGCAGCAGCGCGCCGCCCCCCACCAGGGGCAGCATCAGCAACCAGGCGCCCCAGGGCAGAGCGGTGTGGGCCGCCTGCAGATCGGATGCGGCCGCCAGGGGCGCACGGCAGAGCCGGCAATACACCGCCACGCTTCCCACGGACAACACCACCAGGGCAGCGGCGATCCCCGGCGTCATCGCACTCTCCAGTTGCTTTTTGGCGGTGTAGCCCAGCAGCGGTGCCAGGCCTGCAATGGAACAGGAGCCCAGCAGCAGCGTGAGCAGCAGTGGAGCAGGAAGCGCCCGTTGCCGCCACGTGTCCAGAGAACGGCTGGGCCACTGGCGTGCGGTGAGAAACAGGCCGCTCTTGGCTACACCGTGGGAGAAGGCCATCAAGCCACCGGTCGCTGGTGCCAGCAGCACCAGCCCCATCTGGGCCAGGGTGCTCCAGGCCAGCAGGCGCTTGGCGTCGGTGACGCCCAGGGCATAGATCAAGCCGAGCACGGCGCTGGCCATGGCGATGGGCAGCAGCAGCTCGCCGATGGCGCTGTTGAGTTGCTCGAGCCTCAGCAGCGGCAGGGCGCCGCCGCCCACCACCACGCCTGAAAGCAGGGCCGACACCTCCGCTGGCGCTTCGGCGTGGGTGCGGGGGAGCCAGAGGCCGTTGAGAAACACACCGGCTTTGGTGAGCAGCCCCACCAGCACCAGCACCAGCGGCGCGCCCGGCGGCAGCTGGGCCAGGGCCGCAAAGCGAAAACTGCTCGCCTGGGCGTACACGAGCCCGGCGCCAATCAAGTAGATGGCCATGGCGGTGTTGCCGATCAGCAGGTAGCGCAGCGCAATCCACGAAGCATTGGCGCTGTTGCCTTTGAGAATCAGCAGAAAGGCGGTGATGCCTACCACCTCCAGCGCCACATAAAGGCTGATCAGATCGGTGGTGAGAAAGCTGGTGTTCAGAGACCCAAGCAGCACCAGCAGCAGCATCCAGCCGGTGCGATCCCAACCCTGCCGCCGCGCTTCGATCCACACCGCCAGGCACACCAGCCCGTTCAGCAGCACAAACCAACCAGCCAGGGGCTCCAGGCTGAGGGCTACGCCGTACTCGCCCAGCAGGTGCAACGGTTTTGTGGTGCCCGTGAGCAGCGTTTCAGCACCCACCCAGGTGGTGGCACCGCAGCACAGCAGCACGAGGCCATGGCTCAGCGATGGCAATAGCACCGCCAGAAAGGCCGCCAGATACGGCACCAACAGCCAGGCGATCAGCAGGGGGTCCGGGCTCATCCAGCTCGGTGTCATGGCTGATCCGTGGGTTCAAAGCTGGCCGCATTCAGGCTGGGATCGATCCGCGCCATCTGGGTGATCACCACCAGCAAGAGGGCCTGGATTGAGAGCCCAATCACGATCGCGGTGAGGATCACGGCCTGGGGAATCGGATCGGCGTAGTCGCCGGCGAGGAGTTCGCCGGAGCGCGGCAGGATCGGGCTGCGCAGGCCTGAGCGGGCCGCCAGCAGCACAAACAACGCCACCACGGCGCTCCCCATCACATCCATGGAGAGCACCTTGAGAAACAGGTTGCGCCGCAGCAGCAACCCTGCAAAGCCGGCCAACACCGCCAGCAGGATCAGCAGCTCCAACAGTCGGATCGGGGCCATGCAGGCGATGCGGTGGCGGGAACTTAGGCACCACACCCCCCAGCGTGGGTGGATCCGGCCCAAGCTCAGACCCCTCTTTGGTCATGGGCGATGACCCTGCTGCTGTTTGTGGGCCTGAGCTGGTTGGCACTGCGCACCGTGATGGTGCTGGCCCAGGTGGAGCGCCACACACCAGAAGCGCAACTGGGCCGTGCGTTCCAATCTGAGCTCAAGCAACGCGGTTTGCTCCCGGAGCCACCCAGAACGCCTTGAACCACCCCTATAACCAGCTGCCCGGTTCAGGCCCTTCATGCTTCCCCCTCTGGCGCTGATCGCTGAGATCAGCCCCCATCAGCTGGAAGTGGCGGAAACCCTCCTTCAGGTGGGTCGCTTTCTGGTGATCTTCATCGCTGCTCGCGCCATCGCGGAGGTGATGGTGCGCCTCCAGCTGCCCACGATCCTGGGTGAGCTTGTTGCCGGCGTGCTGATTGGCGTCTCAGGCTTGCATCTGATCGTTCCGCCGGAAACGCAGGCGCAGATCAGTGGGGCCCTGCTCTCACTATTAGGTTCCCTCGCAGAGATCCGGCCCGATGAAGTGGCTGAGGTCTACAACGAAACCTTCCCGAGCCTTCAGGCCGTTTCCCAGATCGGCTTGTTTGCGCTCTTGTTCCTCACCGGCCTGGAGAGCGAACTTGATGAGCTCGTCGCCGTGGGCGTTCAAGCCACAACGGTGGCGGTGGCGGGTGTGGTGCTCCCCTTTGCCCTCGGAACAGCGGGCCTCTATTACATCTTCCATGTGCCGCTGATTCCAGCGGTGTTCGCCGGTGCAGCGATGACGGCCACCTCCATTGGCATCACCGCCAGCGTGTTCGGTGAGCTCAAGTGGCTCAAGCGCAAAGAGGGCCAGATTGTGATCGGCGCTGCCGTGCTCGACGACATCCTCGGCATCGTGATCCTCGCCGTGGTGGTGGCGATCGTGGGCGGCGGCAGCTTCACCCTCGGCCCGGTGATCAAGCTGGGCCTGGCGGCCGTGGCCTTTGTGGCGGTGGCGCTGGTGCTGAGCCGGAAGGCGGCTCCCGCCTTTGATTGGGTGGTGGATCAGCTCAAGGCCCCCGGCGATGTGGCCGTGGCCAGCTTTGTGGTGCTCACCCTCTGCTGTTTCGCGGCTCAGGCCATCGGCTTGGAAGCGGCTCTGGGTGCTTTCGCGGGTGGGTTGATCCTCAGCGCCTCCAAGCACACCCACGACATCGAAGCGGCGGTCAAGCCTCTGGTGGCCCTCTTCGCCACGGTGTTTTTTGTGTTGATCGGCACGGGGATGGATCTCTCGGTGCTCAACCCCCTGGATCCCGCCAATCGCGAAGGCCTGATCGTGGCGGCGTTCCTGCTGGTTGTGGCGATCGCCGGCAAGGTTGCAGCCGGCTGGAGCTACATCAGCTCGGAGCCCACCAATCGTTTGGTGGTGGGGCTGGGCATGATGCCCCGCGGTGAAGTGGGTTTGATCTTCCTGGGGCTGGGCAGCCAGGCCGGCATCCTCAGCCCGGCGCTGGAAGCCGCCATCTTGTTGATGGTGATCGGCACCACCTTCCTCGCCCCGATCTTGCTGCGGGTGGTGATTCCCTCCGCACCGATTGTGGTGGAGGCCGAGGCTGCTTAGGTGCAGGCTTACAGCGGCCGCTCGATTGCGCTGGCCACCCAGCACGGCAAAGAGCGGGCGCTGGCTTTGCCCATTCGCTGGGGTCTGGGGGCGGAGCTCGAGCTCTGCGCTGTTGACACCGACCAGTTGGGCACCTTCAGCGGTGAGATCCCTCGCCTTTCTGATGCGGTGGCCACCTGTGTGGCCAAGGCACGCCTTGGCATGCAAGCCAGTGGTTTGCCGTTGGGCCTCGCCAGTGAGGCGAGCTTCGGCCCGCATCCAGCGATGCCGATGCTGCCGGTAGGGATGGAACTGCTGGTGTTCGTGGATGAGGAGCGGACTCTCTCTGTGATGGAGCAGCGGCTCGAGTGGCGCACCAACTACAGCCACACCGTGCTGGAACCCGATGGCGATCCAGGCCCCTGGCTGGCCCAGGTGCAGTTCCCCTCTCACGCTGTGATCGTCCGTCCGGCGGCGCACGAGGCGGGCCTTCTGTTCAAAGCGCTGAATGGCACCGCCGCCCTGGCTGAGGCCATCGCCAGGTGCCGCGCCGCCGATCCAAACGGGCGTGTTTGGCTGGAAACCGACATGCGGGCCCACTGCAATCCCACCCGCATGCGCTCGATTCGGCGCCTGGGTGTGGAGCTGGTGCGAAGGCTGCGCACCCCGTGCCCCGAGTGCGGCTGCCCCGGTTGGGGCCTGCTCAACACCCAGCCCGGCCTGCCTTGCCGTGAGTGCGGCACGGCTACCGAGCTCACCCTCAGCGAGATCTGGGGCTGCCAGCAGTGCGGCGCCCGCCGCGAGCAGCCTCGCCGGGATGGTCGGCTTCAGGCGGATCCCGGTCAGTGTCCGTGGTGCAATCCCTAGCCCAATCGGTCACATCCGTCATCCTGGGCTGAGCCGAGCCCATCGTTGATGGCCGAACCCACCAGCCTGGCCTCCCTGGAGGCGGGTTTCGAGCGGGAGGCCCGCCTGGATGAGCCGTTTGTGGTGCTCACCGTGGCGGCCAGCCTGATCGCCACCCTGGGCCTGCTGGCAGACAGCGCCGCCGTGGTGATCGGGGCGATGTTGATCGCCCCGTGGATCCTGCCGCTGCGCAGTGCCTCTTTTGCGATCATCGACGGCCGCCTCAACCTGGCGGGCCGGGCCTTGCTCACCCTGGCGGTGGGGGTCACGATCACCATCGCCCTGTCCGCCGGCCTGGGATGGCTGGCGCGCTTGCCGGTGCTGGGCGATGAGGTGCTGCGGCGCACCACGCCCAACCTGCTCGACCTCGGCATCGCCCTGGTGGCCGGCTCAATCGCCACCTACGGGCGCCTGCGCCAGGAGGCGGTGTCGTCGATCGCCGGCACGGCCATTGCCGTGGCCCTGGTGCCGCCGGTGTGTGTGCTGGGCCTGCTGCTCTCGATCCAGCAGTGGGGGCCTGCACGTGGGGCGGCGTTGCTGTTTGCCGCCAACCTGCTGGGCATCCTCTCGGGTGGTCTGCTCACCCTGGTGGTGAGCCAGGCCAGCCTGCGGCAGCAGCTTTGGCGCAGCCGGATTGGTTTGGTGAGTCTGCTGCTCACCGGTTTGCTGCTGATTCCCCTCACCGGCAGCTTCCTCAGCCTGGTGGCCCAGGCCCAGCGGCGCGTGGCACTGCAAGAGGTGGAGCGCGCCATCACGGAAAGCCTGCG
This genomic interval carries:
- a CDS encoding DUF389 domain-containing protein, which translates into the protein MAEPTSLASLEAGFEREARLDEPFVVLTVAASLIATLGLLADSAAVVIGAMLIAPWILPLRSASFAIIDGRLNLAGRALLTLAVGVTITIALSAGLGWLARLPVLGDEVLRRTTPNLLDLGIALVAGSIATYGRLRQEAVSSIAGTAIAVALVPPVCVLGLLLSIQQWGPARGAALLFAANLLGILSGGLLTLVVSQASLRQQLWRSRIGLVSLLLTGLLLIPLTGSFLSLVAQAQRRVALQEVERAITESLRQRTITLGKDSELTSVSIDWNQNPPLIKAAVSVSRPNLPTPKQVAAVQDFINKQQSFNYRLLVQRVSIDVIGPEAAPNPEPASSDEAAGISVPTPPSSPPPLPPLPADPPPADNKPPLAEN
- a CDS encoding cation:proton antiporter subunit C, with the translated sequence MAPIRLLELLILLAVLAGFAGLLLRRNLFLKVLSMDVMGSAVVALFVLLAARSGLRSPILPRSGELLAGDYADPIPQAVILTAIVIGLSIQALLLVVITQMARIDPSLNAASFEPTDQP
- a CDS encoding DUF6671 family protein: MQAYSGRSIALATQHGKERALALPIRWGLGAELELCAVDTDQLGTFSGEIPRLSDAVATCVAKARLGMQASGLPLGLASEASFGPHPAMPMLPVGMELLVFVDEERTLSVMEQRLEWRTNYSHTVLEPDGDPGPWLAQVQFPSHAVIVRPAAHEAGLLFKALNGTAALAEAIARCRAADPNGRVWLETDMRAHCNPTRMRSIRRLGVELVRRLRTPCPECGCPGWGLLNTQPGLPCRECGTATELTLSEIWGCQQCGARREQPRRDGRLQADPGQCPWCNP
- a CDS encoding cation:proton antiporter, with protein sequence MLPPLALIAEISPHQLEVAETLLQVGRFLVIFIAARAIAEVMVRLQLPTILGELVAGVLIGVSGLHLIVPPETQAQISGALLSLLGSLAEIRPDEVAEVYNETFPSLQAVSQIGLFALLFLTGLESELDELVAVGVQATTVAVAGVVLPFALGTAGLYYIFHVPLIPAVFAGAAMTATSIGITASVFGELKWLKRKEGQIVIGAAVLDDILGIVILAVVVAIVGGGSFTLGPVIKLGLAAVAFVAVALVLSRKAAPAFDWVVDQLKAPGDVAVASFVVLTLCCFAAQAIGLEAALGAFAGGLILSASKHTHDIEAAVKPLVALFATVFFVLIGTGMDLSVLNPLDPANREGLIVAAFLLVVAIAGKVAAGWSYISSEPTNRLVVGLGMMPRGEVGLIFLGLGSQAGILSPALEAAILLMVIGTTFLAPILLRVVIPSAPIVVEAEAA